Proteins from a single region of Streptomyces glaucescens:
- a CDS encoding FAD-dependent monooxygenase, whose protein sequence is MHGTGTTPTTPRSVIVVGSGPTGLLLAGDLATAGVPVTVLEKRPHRTSNLTRAFVVHARTLEQLDARGLADELEAIGHPLRRLRLFGGLDIDLGTLRSRFRHLLVVPQYEVEKVLERRAVEAGAEFRYETEVTGLTQDAAGVTVEAEDREGRTRTWRAAYAVGADGLRSVVRDAVGLPFPGRSVIRSIVLADVRLAPEHADLVTADTVGGAFALVAPFGDGYHRVAAWRHGRDLPDDVPVDLEEVKEIARLALGDDFGMHDPRWLSRFHSDERQVPAYRVGRVLLAGDAAHVHSPAGGQGMNTGLQDAANLGWKLAQVLHGHAGPDLLDTYHRERHPVGRAVLRSSGGILRLAKARRPTAVALRAATAALAGLAGPVRRRVLGRITGIGYRYPAPRGAHPLTGARVPDLRLADGTRLHEALRGLRFVLITPAPLDPGPARADRLTTARWRSPRRTAVLVRPDGYVAWASDTATATDVERALTVHVGRADAPAPGRGGDAAQVYT, encoded by the coding sequence ATGCACGGCACTGGCACCACTCCCACCACCCCCCGCTCGGTGATCGTCGTGGGCTCCGGGCCCACCGGGCTCCTCCTCGCCGGTGACCTCGCCACCGCCGGTGTGCCGGTCACCGTCCTGGAGAAGCGCCCCCACCGGACCAGCAACCTCACCCGCGCCTTCGTCGTGCACGCCCGCACCCTGGAACAGCTCGACGCGCGCGGCCTCGCGGACGAACTGGAGGCCATCGGCCACCCCCTGCGACGACTGCGCCTCTTCGGGGGCCTCGACATCGACCTCGGCACCCTCCGCTCCCGCTTCCGGCACCTGCTGGTCGTCCCGCAGTACGAGGTGGAGAAGGTCCTGGAACGGCGGGCGGTGGAGGCGGGAGCGGAGTTCCGGTACGAGACCGAGGTGACCGGGCTGACCCAGGACGCGGCCGGTGTGACCGTCGAGGCCGAGGACCGCGAGGGCCGGACGCGCACGTGGCGCGCCGCGTACGCCGTGGGCGCGGACGGCCTGCGCAGCGTCGTCCGTGACGCCGTCGGACTGCCCTTCCCCGGCCGCTCCGTGATCCGCTCCATCGTCCTCGCCGACGTCCGGCTGGCCCCCGAGCACGCGGACCTGGTCACCGCCGACACGGTCGGCGGCGCGTTCGCGCTCGTCGCGCCCTTCGGCGACGGCTACCACCGGGTCGCCGCCTGGCGGCACGGCCGGGACCTCCCCGACGACGTCCCCGTCGACCTGGAGGAGGTCAAGGAGATCGCCCGGCTCGCGCTCGGCGACGACTTCGGCATGCACGATCCGCGCTGGCTGTCCCGCTTCCACAGCGACGAGCGCCAGGTGCCCGCCTACCGCGTCGGCCGGGTCCTCCTCGCCGGCGACGCCGCCCACGTGCACAGCCCCGCGGGCGGCCAGGGCATGAACACGGGTCTCCAGGACGCCGCCAACCTCGGCTGGAAGCTGGCCCAGGTGCTCCACGGCCACGCCGGCCCGGACCTGCTCGACACCTACCACCGCGAACGCCACCCCGTCGGCAGGGCGGTGCTGCGCAGCAGCGGCGGCATCCTCCGGCTGGCCAAGGCGAGGCGTCCCACGGCGGTGGCGCTGCGCGCCGCCACGGCCGCCCTGGCCGGCCTCGCCGGACCGGTCCGGCGCCGGGTCCTCGGCCGGATCACCGGCATCGGCTACCGCTACCCCGCGCCCCGCGGCGCCCACCCCCTGACCGGCGCCCGCGTCCCCGACCTCCGCCTCGCCGACGGCACCCGCCTCCACGAGGCGCTGCGCGGCCTCCGCTTCGTCCTGATCACTCCGGCCCCCCTCGATCCGGGCCCCGCCCGCGCGGACCGCCTCACCACCGCGCGGTGGCGGAGCCCGCGGCGCACCGCCGTGCTGGTCCGCCCGGACGGCTATGTGGCGTGGGCGTCCGACACGGCCACCGCGACGGACGTCGAGCGGGCCCTCACCGTCCACGTGGGGCGCGCGGACGCACCCGCTCCGGGGCGGGGCGGTGACGCCGCGCAGGTGTACACCTAG
- a CDS encoding EamA family transporter, with product MKRSTTVLLTALAPVSWGTTYAVTTEFLPPDRPLFTAALRALPAGLVLLALARVLPRGIWWGKAAVLGALNIGAFFPLLFLSAYRLPGGMAAVVGSAGPLFVIGLSALLLGRRPTTRSVLAAIVAAFGVSLVVLQAAGALDAVGVLAALGSTASMSLGTVLTQRWGRPDGVGPLALTGWQLTAGGLLIAPLAFLVEGAPPALDGAAAGGYLYLALANTAVAYWLWFRGIGRLTATQVTFLGPLSPLTAAVVGWAALGQTLTPVQLAGMVLAFGATMAGQLAPRGARRATVTATSFSSTERNDRKVSMDVTGTGARR from the coding sequence ATGAAGCGGTCCACGACCGTCCTGCTCACCGCCCTCGCCCCCGTCTCCTGGGGCACCACCTACGCCGTCACCACCGAGTTCCTGCCACCCGACCGCCCCCTGTTCACCGCTGCGCTGCGGGCCCTGCCCGCCGGACTGGTGCTGCTCGCCCTCGCCCGGGTGCTGCCGCGCGGCATCTGGTGGGGCAAGGCGGCGGTGCTGGGCGCGCTCAACATCGGTGCCTTCTTCCCGCTGCTGTTCCTCTCCGCGTACCGGCTGCCCGGCGGGATGGCCGCGGTCGTCGGCTCGGCCGGACCGCTGTTCGTCATCGGGCTCTCCGCCCTGCTGCTGGGCCGCCGGCCCACCACCCGGTCGGTGCTCGCCGCGATCGTCGCCGCGTTCGGCGTCAGCCTCGTCGTGCTCCAGGCGGCCGGTGCCCTGGACGCCGTCGGGGTGCTGGCCGCCCTGGGGTCCACCGCCTCCATGTCCCTCGGCACCGTGCTCACCCAGCGCTGGGGCCGCCCGGACGGCGTCGGGCCGCTCGCCCTCACCGGCTGGCAGCTCACCGCGGGCGGACTGCTCATCGCCCCGCTCGCCTTCCTGGTCGAGGGGGCGCCGCCCGCGCTGGACGGCGCGGCGGCCGGCGGCTACCTCTACCTGGCGCTCGCCAACACCGCGGTCGCCTACTGGCTCTGGTTCCGCGGCATCGGGCGGCTCACCGCCACCCAGGTCACCTTCCTCGGCCCGCTCTCCCCGCTCACCGCGGCCGTCGTGGGCTGGGCCGCGCTCGGCCAGACCCTGACGCCGGTGCAGCTGGCGGGCATGGTGCTGGCCTTCGGCGCGACGATGGCGGGGCAGCTCGCCCCGCGCGGGGCGCGGCGGGCGACCGTGACGGCCACATCGTTCAGTTCCACTGAAAGGAACGATCGGAAAGTTTCGATGGACGTGACAGGTACGGGGGCGCGACGGTAG
- a CDS encoding MarR family winged helix-turn-helix transcriptional regulator produces the protein MTRSRPQNQPDRPAPDAVDAIIEQWAAVRPDLDTRAMEVFGRVHRLSRAMADRTEQAYARFGISRGEFDVLATLRRSGEPYTLSPRQLAATLMLTTGGMTGRLDKLERAGLLRRSPDPHDRRGLQVTLTDEGLSLAEEAVGAGLAAQTEALAALTDEQARHLADLLRLLLAGTA, from the coding sequence ATGACGCGAAGCCGCCCCCAGAACCAGCCGGACCGGCCCGCCCCCGACGCGGTCGACGCGATCATCGAGCAGTGGGCCGCCGTGCGCCCCGACCTCGACACCCGCGCCATGGAGGTCTTCGGCCGGGTCCACCGCCTGTCCCGCGCGATGGCCGACCGCACGGAGCAGGCGTACGCCCGCTTCGGCATCTCCCGCGGCGAGTTCGACGTCCTCGCGACCCTGCGCCGGTCCGGCGAGCCGTACACCCTCTCCCCGCGCCAGCTCGCCGCCACCCTCATGCTCACCACCGGCGGCATGACCGGCCGCCTCGACAAGCTCGAACGCGCCGGGCTGCTGCGCCGCTCCCCCGATCCGCACGACCGCCGCGGCCTCCAGGTCACCCTCACCGACGAGGGCCTGTCCCTGGCCGAGGAGGCGGTCGGCGCGGGCCTCGCCGCCCAGACCGAGGCCCTGGCCGCCCTCACCGACGAACAGGCCCGCCACCTGGCGGACCTGCTGCGGCTGCTGCTGGCGGGAACCGCCTAG
- a CDS encoding LysR substrate-binding domain-containing protein, translating into MAEWDIRKLQILRTLRERETVTATAEALRMTPSAVSQQLTNLSRQLGVPLLRAQGRRVRLTDAARLVLRHAEAVFEQLERADAELAAYARGEAGEVRVGAFPTAVPALVVPAVRALRATRPGVTVRVRETEAAEAYDLLAAGDTDLAVSLAAQAPTAADPRFTLVPLLADPLDLALPRDHPLAAADGVRLADLAAEPWIFGGSGPWSDITRGACEAAGFSPVQGHSAAGWTAILAMVEAGMGVALVPRMVGARRAGVVMRELTADRPHRHVVAAVRKGAAEAPAVRGVLAALREAAERTA; encoded by the coding sequence ATGGCCGAGTGGGACATCCGCAAGCTCCAGATCCTGCGCACGCTGCGCGAACGCGAGACGGTCACCGCGACGGCCGAGGCACTGCGGATGACCCCGTCCGCGGTCTCCCAGCAGCTGACGAACCTCTCCCGCCAGCTCGGGGTGCCGCTGCTGCGGGCGCAGGGGCGGCGGGTGCGGCTCACCGACGCCGCCCGGCTCGTGCTCCGGCACGCCGAGGCGGTGTTCGAGCAACTGGAGCGCGCCGACGCCGAGCTGGCGGCGTACGCGCGGGGCGAGGCCGGCGAGGTGCGGGTGGGCGCCTTCCCGACCGCCGTGCCCGCGCTGGTCGTCCCGGCGGTGCGGGCCCTGCGGGCGACCCGGCCGGGCGTGACCGTACGGGTCCGGGAGACCGAGGCGGCGGAGGCGTACGACCTGCTGGCCGCAGGGGACACCGACCTGGCCGTGTCCCTGGCCGCCCAGGCGCCCACGGCGGCGGACCCCCGCTTCACCCTCGTGCCGCTGCTCGCCGACCCCCTCGACCTCGCCCTGCCCCGCGACCACCCGCTGGCCGCGGCCGACGGCGTGCGGCTCGCCGACCTCGCCGCCGAGCCGTGGATCTTCGGCGGCAGCGGCCCCTGGTCGGACATCACCCGCGGCGCCTGCGAGGCGGCCGGGTTCAGCCCGGTCCAGGGGCACTCGGCGGCCGGCTGGACGGCGATCCTGGCGATGGTGGAGGCGGGGATGGGCGTCGCCCTGGTGCCCCGGATGGTGGGCGCGCGGCGGGCGGGCGTCGTCATGCGTGAACTGACGGCGGACCGCCCGCACCGGCATGTGGTCGCGGCGGTCCGCAAGGGCGCGGCGGAGGCGCCCGCCGTGCGCGGGGTCCTGGCGGCCCTGCGGGAGGCCGCGGAGCGGACCGCCTGA
- a CDS encoding DMT family transporter: MAPVPPRTTTSTPTPAPTPTSSPEAPEAPEAPEAPGPPGSRKPPAADPGTVAPVLGLALAALATVVWSGSFVTSRALHDSVPPVQHAFWRWVIALAVIAPFGARQAWRQRELVRRHLGFVVLASFLGVTVYNTLVNQAGLTTPAATMGMIMAASPVLMAVFERAGGVRLGARRIAGLLTACAGVLLLLGRDGAHFAAGDLWMIAAACCFASYSALLRRKPAELGGTAFLFTTFLIGAVLLLPAQGVSLAAQGGFTPTAATVLPLLYVGAVSSALAFFAWNRAVALVGPSRAGVVYYLQPVCVALLSWALLDEATGWAQALCAALILGGVVLGARR, from the coding sequence GTGGCCCCAGTCCCGCCCAGGACCACCACGTCCACCCCCACCCCCGCCCCCACCCCCACCTCCAGCCCCGAAGCGCCCGAAGCCCCCGAAGCCCCCGAAGCGCCCGGTCCTCCCGGCTCCCGGAAGCCCCCGGCAGCGGACCCGGGAACAGTCGCCCCCGTCCTCGGGCTCGCCCTCGCCGCTCTGGCCACGGTCGTCTGGTCCGGCTCCTTCGTCACCTCCCGCGCCCTGCACGACAGCGTTCCGCCCGTGCAGCACGCCTTCTGGCGCTGGGTGATCGCGCTCGCCGTGATCGCCCCCTTCGGGGCCCGGCAGGCCTGGCGGCAGCGGGAACTCGTCCGGCGTCACCTCGGCTTCGTCGTCCTCGCGTCCTTCCTCGGCGTCACCGTCTACAACACCCTCGTCAACCAGGCGGGACTCACCACTCCCGCCGCCACCATGGGCATGATCATGGCCGCGTCCCCGGTGCTGATGGCGGTGTTCGAACGGGCGGGCGGCGTCCGGCTCGGCGCCCGCCGGATCGCCGGACTGCTGACCGCCTGCGCGGGCGTCCTGCTCCTGCTCGGCCGGGACGGCGCCCACTTCGCCGCCGGCGACCTGTGGATGATCGCCGCCGCCTGCTGCTTCGCCTCCTACAGCGCGCTGCTCCGCCGCAAACCCGCCGAACTGGGCGGGACCGCCTTCCTGTTCACCACCTTCCTGATCGGCGCCGTCCTGCTGCTGCCCGCCCAGGGCGTGAGCCTCGCCGCGCAGGGCGGCTTCACCCCGACCGCGGCCACCGTGCTGCCCCTGCTGTACGTCGGGGCCGTCTCCTCGGCGCTCGCCTTCTTCGCCTGGAACCGCGCGGTCGCGCTGGTCGGCCCGAGCCGCGCCGGAGTCGTCTACTACCTCCAGCCGGTCTGCGTGGCCCTGCTGTCCTGGGCCCTGCTCGACGAGGCGACCGGCTGGGCCCAGGCGCTGTGCGCGGCCCTGATCCTCGGCGGGGTCGTCCTGGGGGCCCGCCGCTGA